A stretch of Desulfovibrio sp. UIB00 DNA encodes these proteins:
- a CDS encoding AEC family transporter, with amino-acid sequence MAFLHALGGVFGLMLLGFVGFMLAARNWFGAETRIVLPRLITQIALPPFLMYTIMHSFHRDDLIMLAKGALLPLGSVTLTFALAIALAKLARVKRQHFGLFCASVANSNTIFIGIPVNLALFGESSIPYVLLYYAASTVFFWTVGVYSITCDITENRGKIPLLTRVRQVFSPPFMGFITGLILTMLGVELPEFLQNVARSLGNLTTPLAMIFIGISIYDMGLRSIKIGKDMVLLALGRMMLGPLVMTGLLYFFPVPALMGKVFIIQASLPVMAQAAILSAHYHTDPEFGAQAVSLTTLLSMITIPLYMVIF; translated from the coding sequence ATGGCGTTTTTGCATGCGCTGGGCGGTGTATTCGGGCTGATGCTGCTTGGTTTTGTGGGGTTCATGCTGGCGGCGCGCAACTGGTTTGGCGCGGAAACCCGTATTGTTCTGCCGCGTCTGATCACCCAGATCGCCCTGCCGCCCTTTCTCATGTACACCATCATGCACTCGTTCCATCGGGACGATCTGATCATGCTGGCAAAGGGGGCGCTGCTGCCGTTGGGCTCTGTGACCCTCACCTTTGCGTTGGCCATTGCGCTTGCCAAGCTGGCTCGCGTCAAAAGGCAGCATTTTGGCCTGTTCTGCGCCAGCGTGGCCAATTCAAACACAATTTTTATTGGTATTCCTGTTAATCTGGCCCTGTTCGGCGAAAGTTCCATTCCCTATGTGTTGCTGTACTATGCCGCCAGCACAGTTTTTTTCTGGACTGTGGGGGTCTACTCCATCACATGCGATATTACTGAAAACAGAGGAAAAATCCCCCTGCTCACCAGGGTCAGGCAAGTGTTTTCCCCTCCGTTCATGGGATTTATCACGGGATTGATTCTGACAATGCTGGGCGTTGAACTGCCCGAATTTTTGCAAAACGTTGCCCGTTCACTGGGCAATCTCACTACGCCGCTGGCCATGATTTTTATTGGTATTTCCATCTACGACATGGGATTGCGCAGCATCAAGATTGGCAAGGATATGGTCCTGCTGGCGCTGGGGCGCATGATGCTTGGCCCGTTGGTGATGACTGGCCTGCTCTATTTCTTCCCGGTGCCTGCGCTTATGGGCAAGGTTTTTATCATCCAGGCTTCCCTGCCGGTGATGGCCCAGGCGGCTATTTTGAGTGCTCACTACCATACAGACCCGGAATTTGGGGCGCAGGCCGTCAGCCTGACGACGTTGCTTTCCATGATCACCATTCCGCTCTACATGGTTATTTTTTAG